One part of the Candidatus Mancarchaeum acidiphilum genome encodes these proteins:
- a CDS encoding tyrosine--tRNA ligase: MESPSNSTENKLSLIKRSPTEEILTEERLVEYLNAGTKLNHYIGFEISGMVHLGTGLVGMQKVTDLQEAGVNTSLFLADYHTSINNKLGGDLDNIRKIALGYFKEALQQSIKCVGGDPDKTKVVLASDFYEKEGIEYLENVLKVAKGMSLGRAKRSVTVLGRKSGDDISLAQLVYVPMQVADIYGQKVNLAHAGMDQRKAHVVALDTSKNFSYTPVALHHHLLMGINITEEQRKLVIEARANKDREQFENSIVDIKMSKSKPYSAIFVHDSEEEIRAKISKALCPPKETDVNPIIDMIKYIIAPTFLRKGENMRIENAKTGSAVEFGSMKELEEAYVKGGIHPLDLKNMVAESLISILEPARRHFSSGEGLRHLNELKELMITR; encoded by the coding sequence TTGGAGAGCCCAAGTAATAGCACAGAGAACAAGCTTAGCTTGATAAAAAGAAGTCCCACAGAGGAGATATTGACTGAAGAGAGGCTCGTTGAATATTTAAACGCAGGTACCAAGCTCAACCATTATATAGGATTTGAGATTTCGGGAATGGTCCATCTTGGAACTGGATTAGTCGGAATGCAGAAAGTGACTGATTTGCAGGAAGCTGGTGTTAATACAAGCCTATTCCTTGCTGACTACCATACATCAATAAATAACAAATTAGGAGGAGATTTGGATAATATAAGAAAAATTGCTTTGGGGTATTTCAAGGAAGCGCTTCAGCAGTCAATAAAGTGCGTAGGAGGGGACCCGGATAAAACAAAGGTTGTACTGGCATCGGATTTCTATGAAAAAGAGGGCATAGAGTATCTGGAAAATGTTCTTAAGGTTGCAAAGGGAATGAGTTTAGGCCGTGCAAAGAGGAGCGTAACGGTTCTCGGAAGGAAAAGCGGCGATGATATAAGCCTTGCACAGCTGGTCTATGTGCCAATGCAGGTAGCTGATATATATGGCCAGAAAGTGAATCTCGCGCATGCCGGTATGGACCAGCGCAAAGCCCATGTTGTTGCACTTGACACATCAAAGAACTTCAGTTATACCCCCGTTGCTCTGCACCACCATCTCCTTATGGGGATAAATATAACCGAGGAGCAGAGGAAATTGGTCATAGAAGCAAGAGCTAACAAGGATAGGGAGCAATTTGAAAATTCGATAGTTGACATAAAGATGTCAAAATCAAAGCCTTACAGTGCGATCTTCGTACACGACAGTGAGGAGGAGATACGCGCGAAGATAAGCAAAGCCTTGTGCCCACCCAAAGAGACAGATGTCAATCCTATAATAGATATGATCAAGTATATCATAGCACCGACATTCTTAAGGAAAGGCGAAAACATGAGGATTGAAAATGCCAAAACTGGGTCAGCAGTGGAATTCGGCAGCATGAAAGAGCTTGAAGAGGCATATGTCAAAGGAGGAATACATCCATTGGACCTGAAGAATATGGTAGCTGAAAGCCTTATATCAATATTGGAGCCAGCGAGAAGGCACTTCTCTTCAGGTGAAGGGTTAAGGCACTTGAATGAGCTAAAGGAGCTTATGATAACAAGGTAA